The genomic DNA AGATCCTTTCGCTAGGGCGAGTGACGGCGGCCGGGGCGCTGGTGCGACCGGCGAGCGAGGCCAAAGGGCCGGAGACGGATTTCCCAAGCATCTTCCACCACTATGAGGTACTGGGCAGGGTGACGGTGTCGGATGCGAGGGAGCGGCAGCGTTTGTTCGAGGGATTCGCCCGTTCGGTCCGTGAGGGGGATGTTAGAAACGGGCTGGCGGCGGGTGGCCAGAGTCCCGGTCATGGGATCGTGATCACGCTGGGAGGAGAGCGTGCGGAGTGCCTGGTGAGCTTCGAAGATGGGAACGGCTACTTTTTCGGAAGTGGCTTCAATCGATTTGTAGGGACGTATGACGATTCGAATTTCGGGAGGAACCATCCGAATGAGAACCTGGCGTTTTTCAGGCTGAGCACGCGCTATCGTGAGGCATTCGATGCGGTGCTGGATCGAAACGGGATCGAGCGGCGGAAGCTGGAGAAATGAGATGAAGAGACGCACGGCCATTCTGCTGTCCGGTGTGATGCTCTGTAGCATCGGTGGGTATGTGGCGTGGTGCTGGAGGCCGTTTTATTTGAAGCCGCGGCTTGTGTTCAGTGGTGCTGTCTCGCCGGGAGCGCGAAGGGCAGTGGAACGGTGGGCGAAGACGTCCGCTTATCCCGGGCCGGTTCGCTTCCATTGGGAGGTGGCTGCAGATTATCTCCGCTATCCATGGAGTAATTTCCGGGCATTCCCGGTGCGCATCGTGGAGGAGCCTGGTTGCGGGCTGTGGGCGGTTCAGTTTGACGGGATGTGGGCATTTTCAAAGACCGGCGGGGAATGGGGGCCGCCTGTTCCCGTGGGAGGTCCATTTGCTGTCTGGCGCAGCGTCACCAGCGAAGTCAGGCATCAGGGAGCAGTCGCTTCCCGGATCGAAGAATTGGGAATGGCAGAGGGTGTCACGATCGAACTGCTTTCCCTGGGGGAGTTTGGTTCTGCGCATGCGGGGGATGATGAGGCGGTTAGTTCTCCGGGGGTAATTCACGACACTCCTATCCTGGATCGTGTCACGGTGTCGGAGCGCCAGGAGAAGCGGGAGCTGGTGGAAGCGGTGGCCCGCGCGATCCGCGAGGCGGTCGAGGTGCCAGCCGATCGCGATTTCGGAAGCAGGGGTTCCGGGATCGCCGTGATTCTCAGCGGCGGCGGTCAGAAGGTCGAACTGGAGTTCTGGCCTCAAGGGTATATCGGCTACGCCCATGGAGATGGCGTCGACGACCCCTACGATTGCGATGACAACCCGCGGGAGACCCGCGTTGTGATCCACTCCAAGTCGAGGGACACCTTTGATACCCTGCTCGACAGGTTCGGCGTGAAGCGGATGAAGAAAGAGAAGTGAGATGAAGAGGCGAACGGCGATTCTTTTGTTCGGTGCGCTTCTGCTCAGCATGAGTGGGTATGTGGCGTGGTGCTGGCGGCCGTTTTATGTGAAGCCGCGGCTGAAGTTTGCAGGCAACATGTCGCCGGGAAGCCGGAGGTCGGCGGAGGAGTGGAGAGGCGCTTCCAGCTATCCGGCGCCACTTGGGTTCGACTGGTCCGAGGCGTGGCAGAACCTTCAGCACCCATGGAACTGCCGGATGGCGGCGCCGGTGGAGGTGAGGGAGATCAAGGACCTCGGGCTGTGGGCGTGGGACAGCCGCCACTTCTGGGGATTCTCCAGGACCGGCGGGGAATGGGATGCCGCGACTGTCATGGATCATAGCCGGCCTTCCAAGGGCTTGTTCGGCCAATCCAAGATTTACCGGCAGGGGCAGATTGCTTCCCGCATTGATGCGATGACGGCCAATGGGGCGACCCTTGAAATCGTTTCGCTGGGGCGTGTGACGTCTCCGGATCCGCTGGAGCAGCATGTGGTGGAGGTTACGGAGCTGGGATTCCGCGTTCCCGGGATCTTCCATCACTATGAGGTGCTCGGCAGTGTCGCGGTGGTGGAGGCGGGTGAGCGACAGCATTTGTTAGATGGCCTTGCCCGTTCGATCCGTGAGGCGGATGTCGACAGCGAGCTGCCGGGGTGGGGGATCAGCCCGCGGTATGGGGTGATTCTCACCTTGGGAGAGGAGAGGGCGGAATACTTGATCAATTTTGAGAAGGGAGATGCCTATGCCTTCGGGAATGGGATCGAGGGGATTGATGGCTTTTATGGGAGTGATCCTCCGATGGGGAAGAGTCGTAGTGAGAATCTTGCGTTTTTCAGGATTAGTTCGCGTTCGATGGATGGGTTCGATAGTGTTCTTGAGAAGGGTGGTGTGAGGCGGGTGAAGCCGGAGAAATGAGATGAGGAAGCGCGCGGCCATCTTTTTGTTCGGCACGCTCTTGCTCAGCACGGGCGGGTATGTGGCGTGGTGCTGGCGGTCGTTTTACGTGAAGCCGTCTCTTGTGTTCGATTCCTCGGTATCGCCGGAGGGAAGGAAGGCGATGGAGGAGTGGAGGAATACTTCCAGCTATCCGAAGGCGCTTGAATTCAAGTGGTCTGCGGCGTGGTGGAACCTGGGCCATCCTTATGATTGCGAGAAGACGCTGCCGGTTCGGGTCGAAGAGAACGCGAATGCGGGGCTGTGGGCCCGCCACATGGTTTTCGGGTCCTGGGTGTTCTCGAAGATCGCCGGGGAATGGGATGCTTCGACAGTGGTGAAGATCCGCGGCATGGAGATGTTTCAGCAGGCGAGGCTTGCCGCCCAAATGGAAGCATGGTCAGCCGCCGGAGCGACGATCGAAATCCTTTCTCTGGGGCGTCCGGCCGGTAAGGGACACCGGGAACTTGGGGTGCCGGAGACGCAGGGTGCAAGTGCCGATGCCGCGGAAATGTATCACGGCTATCCTGTCCTGGGCCGGATCAAGGCGCTGGAAGCTCGCGAGCGGCTGGTCCTGTTAGATGACTTTACCAGATCGATTCGAGAGGCTGCGATGCCGGATGCATTTCTTCCGGAGATCCCGCGGCATGGAATCGTCTTCATCGAGGGAGAGAAGAAACATGAGTTCGCGATCTCCTTCGAGTCCGGGTATGTCTACGCCTTCGAGCCGGGCATCGAGGGCTCCGGAGTGGCCCACGGGAGGAGTGGTTCTTATTTTCAAATAACGCCGCGGGCATCGAGTGTCTTCGCTGGCTTCCTCAAGAAAAGTGGGATCGAACAGGGTGGCTTAGACAAGAAGTGATCCTTGCGTTTTTTGCATCGTGACGGCTTGGATGCCTTTCGGCTTTCGGCGATGGTCGTTGGCGGTGTCTGAGAGAGACGAGTGGTTTTGGTGGAGGGTGGCGATCGTTGGAGGTCGCTTTGTTTTGTGTGAGTGGAGGGCTTGGAGGGTGCACTCGAAAGCTGCGAATGATCGCAGCAGTCCGAGGGCAGCTGCGCCGCGGTTATTGGGCGGGTGCTGGTGGGTGTTTGTTTGCGTTTATCATGGGTCGGAAAATTCCTGGTTGACGGTTGGTGGGAGTTATGGGATCTCTTGAGGCGTTCCGATGAACCTTCGACATTCCATCATTCCGCTCCGAGAGCGACCGCGACATCAGCGGTGAGGCCTTTGATTGGCTTCGTGGTGCGATGCAGTGAAGTGTGACTATGGCGGACTTTAGCCGCCGGGATTCTCTGGAATCCGCCTGAATCCTTCTGCCAAGCGGGATTCTGCTGCCTTCGACCTCTCGCCGCTGATCGTCGTTTCCATTCCGATCTGATTTCGATCGCGTGGTGCAAAGGTCAGCATGGTGGGCTTTCAACCCGCAGATGCCGGGTTCAAGTCCCGCCGCGATCGCCATTGTTTGTTTATCTGTATCCGGCTTATCGATTCCCGTGATGGGGTGTCGAAATGCATAACTGTGTCCCTTTGTAACTTCCTCCCTCTTTCGTTTTCCCTTTTCCAATCCCGGGCGTGTTCTAACGGCAAGATCCCTGGCTGTGACCCAGGCAATGCGGGTTCGATTCCCGTCGCTCCGGACCAATTTCTTTTGATCCATTCTCAATCCATCATTCATTGCCGCGCTGGTGTAGTGGAAAGCGCACCGCCCTGCGTAGGCGGAAGCCGGGGTTCGATTCCCCGTCGCGGTACTTTCTCTTTCGTTTTCCTGTCCCTGTTCCTTTTCGTTTTCATCGGGTGTTGATGTAACCTGTTAGCATGCGTGATTTGGATTCACGTCGTCGGGGTTAAAATCCCCGGCACCCGACCAATTGCTTTTCCTTTGGATCCCCGTTAGGGTTGGCGGAGGGATCTCACCGGGTCCCTGCCGTTTACCGCAGAGGCACAGAGGAAAGGCAGGAGGTCACAGAGGAGGAAGGATACGGAGACCGGGGCTGAAGTGAATGGGGAGATTGGCGTGGGCGCCATTATCCTGCTGGAGCTTGGCCGCTTTCATTCATACGCTTCCCCAATGATTCAAGGTATCAATGCCTGGAGCTGCCTCGCCACGATGGCGGTGCTTTCGCTTTCGGCGTGTACTGGTCTCTCGCCGGAGAAGGAGGCTGTCATCACGAAGGCGCGCTTGATCCGCGACTTTCCGGTTTCCCGTGCGACCTTGCTTGCCTCGCTGGGGATCGAGAAGCCAATAGGTCAACGCTCTGAAGGCTCGATAGGCCGCAGCTGGGCATCCCACATGGAGACGTGGCAGCACGCTACCGGTCTCACGATCACCGCGTATGACCATGAATTTGTGCCAGCGATTGATCGGAAATCGATCGACGACATTCTCAATGGCCGACTGTCAGCGGCCGATCGGGATTCGATCGACGATATTATCAATGGACGGCCGCAAAAGCCGGTGGCGTTCACCAGGCAGCCGGCGGCGGCAGTAACCCTCAAGTCGTTCGATGGATTCAGCGTGAAGGATGGCCGGAAGGTTCTCTTTCAAGCGGGCGAACGAGCTCCCGATTCACAAGAGTAACTCGCGAAGACCTCCTGACAGTCTGCCAGATCTCATGCAGAAGCTCTTCACCTACGCGCTGATCTTCGGTCTTCCGATCGTGGCCTACGCGGTGTGGTTGAGGTGGCTCACGAAGCGATTGCATTTCCTGCTGCTGTTGGCGGGGATCGTGGTGACGGTGTGGCTGGCGTTGTGGCCGCTGGACTTTGCTCCGGCGTATCGGAAGGCGCTGGATCAGCCGGGTGATGCGGTGGATGCCGCCGTCAATGGATTCGTTCTGATGGGGTGGATTCCGGGGGCGATCGGGTGTTTGCCGATTCTGTTGGTGGAGATCCCGCGGAGCGTGGTGTTGCTGATGAGGAAGAGGCGAGGTGATTAGGCTATCACCCTGTCGCGGGGAGATTGGGGCTTTTCAGGTGCGTTGGATTTGCTGCAGGGTGGAGGTGCTGAGTCATGATCGCCGTTGCCATGCTTTTCGGGTTTGCGATTTTGATGCTTGGAAGCGATGTCGCGGCGATCCAAGGGGGCTGGGCGCGGCGGCTGGAGCTTCCGGGGTCGTGGTTCATTGACTATGCGCCTTGGGTGGCGCTTGCGGTGTTCGTGTTGGCGGTGATGGCGATCGTCAGGTTCAAGGTGCGGTGGCGGTGGGCTGCATTTGTCGCGGCTTACGTGCTGGGGATTTTCATCGATGGTTATCCGATGGCGCTGATGGATCAGGCCACGCGGATTCGCTTGGGCGCGCGCATGAATGAGGAGAGCCGGAAGGTTTTGGCGGCGAAGTATCCCGATCTGAAGTGGGTTTCCCCAGATTCCTCCGGTGTGTGGGTCCGGCGTGATGCTTACTCGCCGGAGCTGGCGGCATTTGTGACGGGGTTGGTGGATCATCAGGAGGAGGGAAGAGGCGGTACTGCGCACTAGCGACGCGTGCCCGGCCTCGGATGTAGGTTGCGCGAGAAGGCGAGGATGTCAGGAGCGTGGACATGCGGTTCACGCCGTGTCGACAGGATGTCGACACTCCTTAAGGGCACTCTGGCGCTGCGGGCGATGTCCGTTTGGACGACCTCGGAGAGCCTTGTACGCTCCCCGGCTGGGCTGTTGCATCCCGCGCGGTTGGCGCTTCTTTGCAGTCTCCGCGGCTTTCGGGAAAACTCCGGGAGAATATTTAGGGAACATCCGGGGGACTCGTCACACCACCTTTTCGCCGGGACCGAAACACAAAACCAAGAGCTCTCCCCGGCTGACTCCTGCGGCTGCTTCCCTACTGGACCGGATGATTTCCGGCCGGGCCGGGGCTGCGCCGTCCCTCACCAGAACCCGTTAGCGAGATTCATCGAATGAAAACCCGTGCCCTGCCATTCGTCATCGTCTGTCTGTCCGCCCACTCCGCTTCCGCGGTCAATGCCATCTGGGATGGTGGTGCCGCGACGGCGGGCTGGGGACAGGCCAACAATTGGGACCCGAACGCGATCCCGACCTTCAACAACACGCTCGATGTCTATTTCTACAAAGCGGGCACGACGACTTTCCTGACGAATTTCATCGGGGCCGGGCGGACGATCCGTTCGCTGAATTTCACGGACGATGCGGACTCGGCGGTGAGTGTGCGGCTGGTCGATGGTTCGAATGTGGCGCAGACGCTGACCTTCGATACCGATGCGGGGAGCGCGGCCATCACGGTGACGAGTGGCGCGACGGGAGCCCATACGATCGGCGACACGGGAACGGTCAATCTCAACGATCCGCTGCTGATCACGCATGATGGCACGGGCACGCTGACGATCAGCCGCCCGATCATCGAGTCGGTCTCCGGGATGAGCCTGACCAAGGGTGGCACGGGCAAGCTGGTGCTGTCCGCGGCGAACACCTACACCGGCCTGACGACGATCAACGGTGGCATCCTCCAGTGCGGTGTGCTGAATGCGCTGGGCGGCAACACGCAGGGCACGGTGGTGAATCCGGGCGGAACGCTCGACATCAATGACAAGCGCTTGCCCTTCGCCGAGACGATCTCAATCGCGGGCAATGGTGCGGGCGGGATCGGTGCGCTCTACTCGGCCACGGGCAATACGGGCGATGCGAATCACTTCGGCGGCCTGACGCTGACGGCGGATGCCTCGATCGGCGCGCCCTCCGGCGTGCGCTATGGGGTTGGCGCCAATGGCACCTCGGTGACGAGCGGTCTCTTCAAGCTGACGAAGGTGGGACTCGGCCAATTCGACCTGCGCGGGCAGGTGACGGTGGGCGATATCCTGGTGAGCGAAGGCGTTCTCCAGGCGCAGGGAGCAGCGACCTATAACACGGGCTACAATCTCACGATCAATACCGGCACGGAGTTCCGCGCCTTCGAGCTGACGAATCCCTTCGCGCGGAATATCGTGCTGAATGGCGGCAAGTTTTCCTCGACCGGTTCGCTTGCGACCGGCGACCTGGTCACCAGCCCGATCCTGATCACCGGTGCTGGCTTGCTCGATAGCTCGGGCGATGCGACTGACAAGGTGACCTTCTCCGGAAACATCACCGAGTCCGCGCCGGGCGCGAATCTGACGATCGGCGGGACGCGCCGGGTGGTACTGACCGGCACGAATAGCTACACGGGCACGACGACGGTGAATTCCACGCTGCAGGCGTCGGGAAGCTTCACGAGCAATATCAACGTGAGCCCGGCGGCCACGCTCGATGGCGAGGGCTCCACCACCGGCACGCTGACGCTGGGGAGTGCCTCGAACCTCCGCTTCGATCCGACGACGACCGGTGCGGGCCAGAATTTCCGCGCGGCGGATGTGATCGTGGCTCCGTTCGAGATCGTCAATGTGATCGCGAACTCGGCTTCATCCGGGTCGGGGATCGTGGTGCTGCATGACAACAACGGCGGGCTGGATCTGAGCAATTTCATGCTGCTGAATCCCGGCCGCGCGACGTTGGCGCTGGGTGGGGCAGGCGGGAACTCCGACCTCATCTACAATTTCCAAGCGGCCAATCTGGAGTGGCATGGCTACACGAACAGTGACTGGAGCATCGAGGACACGAACAAGAATTTCCTGAACCTGGGAACTTCGCTGCACGACGATTTCTTCACGCGGGACAACGTGGACTTCGTGAATGCAGCGACCGGGACGGTGACGCTGATCGCGAGCCTCTCGCCGGGGAATGTGGCCTTCAAGAATACGGCGGGGAATAACCTCTCGCTGGTGCCCTTTGCCTTGGAGACCTTCGAGCCAGTCTCGATTTCAAAGACATCGACCGGTGATGTGACCATCGCCTCGTCGATCATTGGCACGGGTGGCATCTCGATGACTTCGACGGCTGGTGGCACGCTATTCCTCACCGCGAACAATACCGCGACGGGTGCGATCACGGTGGATGCAGGCACGCTGCAGATCGGCAACGGCGGCACGACGGGTAGCATCGCTGCTCCGACGGTGGCGAACAATGGCAGCGTGGTGGTGAACCGGACGGACAATGTCACCATCGCCTCGCTCATCAGTGGCAGTGGCACTCTCACGCAGGCGGGGACCGGCACGGCGATCCTTTCGCAGGACAATACCTACACCGGCCTCACCACGGTCAGCGCGGGCACGCTCCAGATCGGCGCCAATGGGACCACCGGCAATCTGGCGGGCAACATCCTCGACAATGCCAATGTCGAATTCAACCGCAGCAATAACTTCAGCTACGGCGGCTCCATCACCGGCAGCGGCAGTGTGACGAAGCGGGGCCTGGGCAACATGACGCTGACGGGGACGAATACCTTCGGCGGTGGTCTGAATCTCTACAATGCCATCACGACCGCGGCGGATGCGAACGTGGGCAGCGGTCCGATCACGATGGGTCCCGGCCTTGCCAATACCAACACGCTCGCGATCGCGGGGGGCACGATCGACAATGACATCTACTTCGCGGATGCCGGCACGGGGAACAAGATCATCAATATCGCGACCGGGTTCACTGATGCGGGGCTGAGCGGCACGATTCACCTGGATGCGAATAGTGGCGTGGCCGCGGGTGTCTCGCGGATCAGCACCGACTTCGGCACGCTGGTGATTTCCGGGAAGATGACGGGCGCGGGCACCAATGGTTATTCCAAGCGGCAGAACGGCCATGTGGTGATCACGAACAACACGAATGACTACACGGGCCCGA from Luteolibacter sp. Y139 includes the following:
- a CDS encoding beta strand repeat-containing protein, with product MKTRALPFVIVCLSAHSASAVNAIWDGGAATAGWGQANNWDPNAIPTFNNTLDVYFYKAGTTTFLTNFIGAGRTIRSLNFTDDADSAVSVRLVDGSNVAQTLTFDTDAGSAAITVTSGATGAHTIGDTGTVNLNDPLLITHDGTGTLTISRPIIESVSGMSLTKGGTGKLVLSAANTYTGLTTINGGILQCGVLNALGGNTQGTVVNPGGTLDINDKRLPFAETISIAGNGAGGIGALYSATGNTGDANHFGGLTLTADASIGAPSGVRYGVGANGTSVTSGLFKLTKVGLGQFDLRGQVTVGDILVSEGVLQAQGAATYNTGYNLTINTGTEFRAFELTNPFARNIVLNGGKFSSTGSLATGDLVTSPILITGAGLLDSSGDATDKVTFSGNITESAPGANLTIGGTRRVVLTGTNSYTGTTTVNSTLQASGSFTSNINVSPAATLDGEGSTTGTLTLGSASNLRFDPTTTGAGQNFRAADVIVAPFEIVNVIANSASSGSGIVVLHDNNGGLDLSNFMLLNPGRATLALGGAGGNSDLIYNFQAANLEWHGYTNSDWSIEDTNKNFLNLGTSLHDDFFTRDNVDFVNAATGTVTLIASLSPGNVAFKNTAGNNLSLVPFALETFEPVSISKTSTGDVTIASSIIGTGGISMTSTAGGTLFLTANNTATGAITVDAGTLQIGNGGTTGSIAAPTVANNGSVVVNRTDNVTIASLISGSGTLTQAGTGTAILSQDNTYTGLTTVSAGTLQIGANGTTGNLAGNILDNANVEFNRSNNFSYGGSITGSGSVTKRGLGNMTLTGTNTFGGGLNLYNAITTAADANVGSGPITMGPGLANTNTLAIAGGTIDNDIYFADAGTGNKIINIATGFTDAGLSGTIHLDANSGVAAGVSRISTDFGTLVISGKMTGAGTNGYSKRQNGHVVITNNTNDYTGPTHIVDGGALVVDGRVPGNVFFGELPGVGGTGAMNGTLAGSGTIGGNVKLQAPSKLSPGGTSAAGVLADTRATLTINGNLEADQIGTGAGRIVMQLGAPAGTNDRVNVGGTLSLGAGTIGLNEFTITDAGGLAAGVYTLIHTTGGITGTLDAANVTASVGASLNGTLSISGTDLILTVAGANPYATWTATFPTLTNTAFDFDFDNDGIATGLEWVLGGNPTVNDTAAIAPTFTGSAATGITMSFKREEDSIGAVTVTVEYGTTLATWPGSVAIGAASSGPDGNGVTVNVNAVPDPDNVTVTIPASNAGGSGRLYARLKATMP